From the genome of Phlebotomus papatasi isolate M1 chromosome 2, Ppap_2.1, whole genome shotgun sequence:
TGGAACTGCCATGCCAGTTccaaatacaattttattttaacttttttgacgAAGACAGTTGCCTGCTTGATTTAACGGCCAAACGTCATaccaaatttcttgcaaaaggcTTTCCTccggaaaaactcaattttctggacgattttttatatttttgcactAAACTGTTGTCCAGTCTTTGGTATTTGTATTGTTGGTGTggaattatagaaattttagtggaaaaatGACGGAATCAGCGCAAACTGTGAAGAATTGCATCACGCTCAGCGGTTCATCAACAATCATCTGCGAATATCTCAGTAAATCCATGGAATCTAGTAATATTTTATTAGAGTGAGTTCTAGAGGGTTTATTTTTGCAGATTATGGCGTGAATTCCATCCTCTTCCAGCGAGGAATCTACCCACCAGAATCTTTCTCCACGACTCAGCAATACGGTTTAACAATTTTCATGTCAAAAGAcgagaaaattacagaattcctgaGCAAGGTTCTGTCTCAGGCACAAGAATGGATCACGAATAACAAGGTGGAGAAGATCTCTTTGGTCATCACGAATGCCCACACTAAGGAGACTTTGGAGTGCTGGGATTTCAAGATTGACAGCGATCGGGAGAATATTTCCAGGGAAAATGGGAAGGATACAACTTCTTCCAAGGATTTGAAGAGGATTCAGCAGGAAATTCGAGATGTCATGAGACAAATTAGTGCCACTGTGTCTTTTTTGCCGCTGTTGGACTGTGTCTGTTCCTTTGATGTGCTCATTTATACGCTCCGGGACATGGAAGTCCCTGAGCAATGGGACAATACTGAGGGTGTTTTTATCCAGAATGCTCAGGCAGTTCAGCTGAAATCTTTCTCCACTGGCCTGCATAAGATGACCACGATTGTTAATTACAAaatgaatttgtgaattttccagcTTTTCCCAGTTTTTCCAAAGTTTTCGTCAAGTTTTCAAATACACGTCAAAACTCAACGAAGAGGTCTTTTGTTTGTGCTTTGGCTTTGTGAAGATTTCCGGAGGttttttcaagtgaaatggGCAGCGGAGGTGATGTCTTGGTACCCCCACCGTGTGATTATGGTCCAAATCTTAAGGTCATTCCCAAGAATGACCAAATCAAGGAGTTGCAAACAATTCTCAGGGATAAGTGAGGTTATGGCACGTGGGAGGATCCGGAAAGGATTTTCATGGGGGATTTCTTTTTGTGCAGGAACACCACAAGGAGTGATTTTAAGTTCTACGCTGATCGATTGATTCGGCTGGTGATTGAGGAGAGTCTCAATCAGCTTCCTTACTCTCCAATAACTGTCTTAACGCCCACGGGAGCCAGCTACGATGGGCTGAAATATCGTTCCGGGAACTGTGGGGTGTCAATTGTGCGATCCGGGGAGGCTATGGAACAGGGTCTGAGGGATTGCTGTCGTTCTATTCGCATTGGAAAGATTCTGGTGGAGTCTGATGCGGAAACGCATGTCGCCCGGGTGGTTTATGCTCGATTCCCGGAAGATATCTCCCGGCGACAGGTTCTGCTCATGTATCCCATCATGTCCACAGGGAATACAGTCATCCAGGCGGTCAATGTGCTCAAAGAGCATGGAGTTCCCGAGGGATGCATCATATTGTCCAATCTCTTTTGCACTCCAATGGCTGCTAAGACAATTGTTTCTGCCTTTCCGGAAATGAAGATTCTCACCTCAGAGCTCCATCCCGTGGCCCCCAATCACTTTGGACAAAAGTATTTTGGTACTgattgaagatttctcttggTTTTCTTGTCTTTTTTGTACgagattttttaggttatgtttttatcGAGTCAGATTCCGGGAATTGAAAAAGTCTTTCCGGGAattgtttatttaaaagaacaccccaaataaataaaatgtaaaattttagctTCTCTAAGCCTCTCTAATTAGTCTTTTTCCTGTTTTATGTCTACGGCGGGGATGTAATTCGTGTCTATCAGGCAGAGATCCTTGTGCCGCTTCAGGATATGATTGTGCAGGGATTTTCTCCGTACGATTTTGAAGCAATGCGGGCAGGGCGTAGGTTCTCGCTCTTCACAGTGTTCTCGCATGTGTTTCCTCAGGGCATTCTTCCACGGGAAGGTCTCATTGCAGATCTCACAGGAGAGTGGCTTCAAGCCTCTCTCGTGGATCCTCATGTGACTGACTAGAACGGCTTTTATCTTGAAAGTTCTGGCGCATCTTGTGCACTGGAAGGGTTTGTCGGCGCTGTGAATGGCTAAATGTTTGTCCAGATTGTGCTGATACTTGAATTTCCGGGGACAATGTGGGCAGGCAATTATCTTCTCCTGATGCACCTTCACGTGCTGAGTGTATCTACATTTGTCCCTCATGACCTTCCCACAGTCTGGGCAGTTGTAAAACTGCCGGATTCGCGGCTTCTTCTCATGAATCTGCCGGACATGCCGATGCAGATGAGATTTATCTGTGAATTTCTTCTCACAGAGATCACACTTGTGCCTCTTCTCCCCATGGATGGCCATGTGGTTCCTCAGGTAACTCGGAGTCTTAAAGGGTTTGTGGCAAACCGGACACGGAAACAGACATGATTCCACATGGATCTTCCTGTGACGGTTCAGCCCTTTCC
Proteins encoded in this window:
- the LOC129804837 gene encoding mitotic spindle assembly checkpoint protein MAD2A, coding for MTESAQTVKNCITLSGSSTIICEYLNYGVNSILFQRGIYPPESFSTTQQYGLTIFMSKDEKITEFLSKVLSQAQEWITNNKVEKISLVITNAHTKETLECWDFKIDSDRENISRENGKDTTSSKDLKRIQQEIRDVMRQISATVSFLPLLDCVCSFDVLIYTLRDMEVPEQWDNTEGVFIQNAQAVQLKSFSTGLHKMTTIVNYKMNL
- the LOC129804835 gene encoding gastrula zinc finger protein XlCGF64.1-like, with the translated sequence MDIKNIKKEVEDVGLDLGIVKEEFSVDEEEQKFNCVYNVVADPGCPGMPGIVKFEVTEIEQTERIEVKKEILDVEEEGVPVCDNAIPESPQLTFSIPCPLNPPLIPPPIEKKYQCVECFKAFSARKGLNRHRKIHVESCLFPCPVCHKPFKTPSYLRNHMAIHGEKRHKCDLCEKKFTDKSHLHRHVRQIHEKKPRIRQFYNCPDCGKVMRDKCRYTQHVKVHQEKIIACPHCPRKFKYQHNLDKHLAIHSADKPFQCTRCARTFKIKAVLVSHMRIHERGLKPLSCEICNETFPWKNALRKHMREHCEEREPTPCPHCFKIVRRKSLHNHILKRHKDLCLIDTNYIPAVDIKQEKD
- the LOC129804836 gene encoding uracil phosphoribosyltransferase homolog, producing MGSGGDVLVPPPCDYGPNLKVIPKNDQIKELQTILRDKNTTRSDFKFYADRLIRLVIEESLNQLPYSPITVLTPTGASYDGLKYRSGNCGVSIVRSGEAMEQGLRDCCRSIRIGKILVESDAETHVARVVYARFPEDISRRQVLLMYPIMSTGNTVIQAVNVLKEHGVPEGCIILSNLFCTPMAAKTIVSAFPEMKILTSELHPVAPNHFGQKYFGTD